From one Chloroflexota bacterium genomic stretch:
- a CDS encoding SIMPL domain-containing protein (The SIMPL domain is named for its presence in mouse protein SIMPL (signalling molecule that associates with mouse pelle-like kinase). Bacterial member BP26, from Brucella, was shown to assemble into a channel-like structure, while YggE from E. coli has been associated with resistance to oxidative stress.): MSWKSLIVLSLVLPSIILGLVGCESLSPPSVTPKAQSALGGTINLQNNGIWVTGEGKVSVVPDVAILSLGVEVQSSSVAEAQSYAATVMTAVIDELDNSGIAEKDIKTQQFSIYPVRRWSEKDGREVLVGYRVTNMVTVKVRNVEDTGTVIDAVARAGGDYIKVNSISFTVDDPSVYYEEARELAMADAKARAEQLADLGKVKLGRPTYISESGASMPVVREFYAGAPMPAPAAAPTSISPGETEIRLSVQVAYSID; this comes from the coding sequence ATGAGCTGGAAATCCTTGATTGTTCTTTCTCTGGTGCTCCCGAGCATTATTCTCGGTCTGGTGGGGTGTGAATCGCTCTCGCCACCATCGGTAACGCCCAAAGCCCAGTCTGCCTTGGGCGGCACAATCAACCTGCAGAACAACGGCATCTGGGTCACCGGGGAGGGAAAGGTCAGCGTTGTTCCGGATGTCGCCATCCTCAGCCTGGGTGTGGAAGTGCAGTCGAGCAGTGTTGCCGAGGCACAAAGCTACGCAGCGACTGTCATGACGGCGGTGATTGATGAGCTCGATAACTCCGGCATTGCCGAGAAGGACATCAAAACGCAGCAGTTCAGCATCTACCCGGTAAGGAGATGGTCGGAAAAGGATGGCCGAGAAGTACTGGTCGGCTATCGGGTCACCAACATGGTGACCGTCAAGGTCAGGAACGTGGAGGATACGGGAACTGTCATTGACGCGGTAGCCCGGGCTGGCGGTGACTATATCAAGGTCAACAGCATCAGCTTTACCGTGGATGACCCGTCTGTCTATTATGAAGAAGCCCGTGAACTGGCCATGGCCGATGCCAAGGCCAGGGCGGAGCAGCTGGCCGACCTGGGCAAGGTTAAGCTGGGCAGACCAACCTATATCAGCGAGAGCGGGGCTTCCATGCCGGTGGTGCGCGAGTTCTATGCTGGAGCACCAATGCCGGCACCGGCGGCAGCGCCTACCTCAATCAGTCCGGGGGAAACCGAAATCAGGTTATCCGTACAGGTAGCCTACAGTATTGACTAG
- a CDS encoding riboflavin synthase, producing the protein MFTGIIEEVGKVLSASMTKLVISAPQVIDGMKPGDSIAINGACLTVTDFDRASFSVDVMPETLKRTNLGLIKAGDSVNLERPMVLGGRLGGHMVQGHIDDVGHIVSLEWEGDALLFRFEAPPEVMRYTAPKGFIAVDGISLTITEKNISSFGVSVVEYTRRNTTLGSRKVGDVVNLEVDIIAKYTAQFTQPQASGLTAEFLIEHGFTIG; encoded by the coding sequence ATGTTCACCGGCATAATAGAAGAGGTAGGCAAGGTCTTATCGGCTTCGATGACAAAGCTGGTCATTTCTGCGCCGCAGGTCATTGACGGAATGAAGCCGGGCGACAGCATCGCCATAAACGGCGCCTGCCTGACGGTCACCGATTTCGACCGCGCTTCGTTCTCCGTTGACGTCATGCCGGAGACCTTGAAGCGTACCAACCTCGGGTTGATTAAAGCCGGAGACAGTGTTAACTTGGAGCGACCGATGGTGCTGGGTGGTCGGCTTGGCGGGCATATGGTTCAGGGGCACATAGATGATGTTGGCCACATTGTCTCACTGGAATGGGAAGGAGACGCGCTCCTTTTCCGGTTCGAAGCCCCGCCCGAGGTCATGCGCTACACCGCGCCAAAGGGGTTTATCGCGGTTGACGGCATCAGCCTGACCATAACGGAGAAGAACATTAGCTCTTTTGGAGTCTCCGTGGTTGAGTATACGCGCCGGAATACCACTCTGGGCAGCAGAAAAGTGGGCGATGTGGTTAACCTTGAAGTGGATATCATCGCCAAGTACACGGCGCAGTTCACCCAGCCGCAGGCCAGCGGATTGACTGCGGAATTTCTGATTGAGCACGGCTTCACCATCGGATAA
- a CDS encoding metalloregulator ArsR/SmtB family transcription factor → MRDFIQLMKALSDETRLRIFHLLLERECCVCEVMQALDISQTRASRNLGILQNAGLLKTQRNGLWVLYSIDRETANRYATRLAQLLQHHPIENETLTEDRRRLKLAKRTGPGCTPAQKGKPHD, encoded by the coding sequence ATGCGAGATTTCATTCAGTTAATGAAGGCCCTGTCCGATGAGACCCGCCTCAGGATTTTCCACCTGCTTCTGGAACGGGAGTGCTGTGTCTGTGAAGTGATGCAGGCACTCGATATCTCCCAGACCAGGGCCTCACGTAACCTTGGCATCCTGCAGAACGCCGGTCTGCTGAAAACACAGCGCAATGGACTGTGGGTCCTGTATTCCATAGACCGGGAGACGGCAAATCGCTACGCCACGCGTCTTGCTCAGTTACTGCAACACCACCCTATCGAGAACGAAACGCTGACCGAAGACAGGCGCAGGCTGAAACTGGCAAAACGCACCGGACCGGGCTGCACACCAGCACAGAAAGGGAAACCACATGACTAG
- a CDS encoding UvrD-helicase domain-containing protein, with protein MDILADLNPAQREAVEMISGPVLILAGPGSGKTRVITHRIAYLIKVCGVSPHRIMAVTFTNKAAREMEERLRKLVRSSVDELTIGTFHAICARILRRDGKAVGVNPGFVIYDAEDQMTLVKRSLQALELDPKQYNPRSILSAISAAKSRLWTPEEYLKHRHSYFDEIVQRVYERYQQFLTESNALDFDDLLFKVVHLFRNNVSVLSRYQSRYLHLQVDEFQDTNLVQYELMKHLAGKYRNLCVVGDPDQSIYAWRFADLRNILNFEKDYPEAKIILLEQNYRSTKMILETASYVISANQQRKPKGLWTENETGLLPEIVETYTEQEEAQFVVNEIEELVGRGEFSRGDCAIMYRTNAQSRVLEEAFVRYGVPYKLVAGTRFYERREVKDVIAYLRLILNSSDSVSLLRIINVPQRGIGQRTVAELSQWARARAIAEYRALQLLVGQKEGDAKEHRPTFNSRAERALTGFVALMEDFIAKSRDMNLVDLFDRVVERSGYREYLQNMTDGEDRWENILELRTVAQDYRDLPPLEGLSAFLEGVTLVSDVDSFDERVDAATLITLHQAKGLEFPVVFIVGMEDGILPHIRSFDDPDQMEEERRLCYVGITRAKKHVYLVRAFRRSFMGSSNINQPSRFLQDIPPHLISGGERWRGEDSELATAMYSWNRMAVPRPELPELSLGDHVHHPQFGKGVVVSYKPVKDDVEVVVAFDGAGIKKLLLSFANLEKAE; from the coding sequence ATGGATATCCTTGCCGACCTCAATCCTGCGCAGCGGGAAGCCGTTGAGATGATAAGCGGGCCGGTGCTGATTCTGGCCGGGCCCGGGAGCGGCAAGACAAGGGTCATCACCCACCGTATTGCCTATCTAATCAAGGTCTGTGGAGTCAGTCCGCACCGCATCATGGCGGTCACTTTCACCAACAAGGCGGCCCGGGAGATGGAGGAGCGCCTGCGGAAGCTGGTGCGCAGCTCCGTTGACGAGTTGACCATCGGGACCTTCCACGCCATCTGCGCCCGTATCCTGCGCCGTGATGGTAAAGCTGTTGGCGTCAATCCCGGCTTCGTTATATACGACGCCGAGGACCAGATGACCCTGGTTAAACGTAGCCTTCAGGCGCTTGAACTCGACCCCAAGCAGTATAACCCTCGGTCGATTCTCTCGGCGATAAGCGCGGCGAAAAGTCGACTCTGGACGCCGGAGGAGTACCTGAAACATCGACACAGCTACTTCGATGAGATCGTCCAGCGCGTCTACGAGCGCTATCAGCAGTTCCTCACCGAGAGCAACGCGCTCGACTTCGACGACCTCCTGTTCAAGGTGGTGCACCTCTTCCGAAATAATGTTTCGGTGCTTTCACGCTACCAGTCGCGCTACCTGCACCTTCAGGTGGACGAGTTTCAGGATACCAACCTGGTCCAGTACGAGCTGATGAAACATCTGGCCGGGAAGTACCGCAATCTATGTGTCGTGGGCGACCCTGACCAGTCTATTTATGCCTGGCGCTTTGCCGACCTTAGAAACATACTTAACTTTGAAAAAGATTACCCCGAAGCGAAGATAATCCTGCTGGAGCAGAACTACCGCTCCACCAAAATGATCCTGGAGACGGCCAGCTACGTCATCTCGGCCAACCAGCAGCGCAAGCCCAAGGGGCTGTGGACGGAAAACGAGACGGGGTTGCTGCCCGAGATCGTGGAGACCTATACCGAGCAGGAGGAGGCGCAGTTTGTGGTCAATGAAATCGAGGAGCTGGTGGGGCGAGGGGAGTTCAGTCGGGGCGACTGTGCCATAATGTACCGCACCAATGCCCAGTCGCGCGTCCTCGAGGAGGCGTTTGTTCGCTACGGCGTGCCCTACAAGCTGGTGGCCGGGACACGATTCTACGAGCGACGAGAGGTCAAAGATGTCATCGCCTACCTGCGACTCATTCTTAATTCAAGCGATAGCGTCAGCCTTCTACGTATCATCAATGTGCCCCAGCGCGGCATCGGGCAGCGGACGGTAGCCGAGCTGTCTCAATGGGCAAGGGCGCGGGCCATCGCCGAGTACCGGGCCCTGCAGTTGCTCGTCGGGCAGAAGGAAGGTGACGCCAAAGAGCACCGACCGACCTTTAATTCTCGTGCCGAGCGGGCGCTGACCGGCTTCGTCGCTTTAATGGAGGATTTCATTGCCAAAAGCAGAGATATGAACCTGGTCGACCTGTTCGACCGTGTCGTGGAGCGTTCCGGCTACCGGGAATACCTCCAGAATATGACTGACGGTGAGGACCGCTGGGAGAATATATTGGAACTGCGCACCGTGGCCCAGGATTATCGCGATTTGCCACCTCTTGAGGGCCTTTCCGCCTTTCTGGAAGGGGTGACGCTGGTGTCCGACGTCGACAGCTTCGATGAGCGGGTCGATGCCGCCACGCTGATTACCCTGCATCAGGCAAAGGGGCTGGAATTCCCGGTGGTGTTCATCGTGGGCATGGAGGACGGCATCCTGCCCCATATCAGGTCGTTCGACGACCCCGACCAGATGGAGGAGGAGAGGCGACTCTGCTACGTCGGCATCACGCGGGCCAAAAAGCATGTCTATCTGGTGCGCGCCTTCCGTCGCAGCTTCATGGGCAGCAGCAACATCAATCAGCCGTCGCGCTTCCTGCAGGATATCCCGCCGCACCTGATATCCGGTGGGGAGCGATGGCGCGGCGAGGACAGCGAGCTGGCCACGGCCATGTATTCCTGGAACCGGATGGCGGTGCCGCGACCGGAGCTCCCCGAACTGAGCCTCGGCGACCATGTTCACCACCCGCAGTTCGGGAAAGGGGTGGTGGTGAGCTATAAACCGGTGAAGGACGACGTTGAGGTGGTGGTGGCCTTCGATGGGGCGGGGATAAAGAAACTTTTGCTCAGCTTTGCTAATCTGGAGAAGGCGGAATAA
- the arsB gene encoding ACR3 family arsenite efflux transporter, producing the protein MTSGASANVAGRLSVIDRFLPVWIFLTMALGVGMGYLFPEIATIFDVLRIDTVSLPIAIGLLWMMYPVLTKVRYEELSKVAQAWKMFGVSIILNWLIGPVIMFGLAWLFLQDYPEYREGLIITGLARCIAMVLIWNLLAEGDNEYCAVLVALNSIFQMLFYSVLAYFYITIASSWLSGDEATIVRVSMWDIAKSVLIFLGIPLVAGIITRFSVLRYKGRTWFDQVFAPRLSPTAMVGLLFTIFVMFSIQGEYIVTLPMDVLRIAVPLLAYFLLMFGVSYLISWALRFAYSQTATISFTAASNNFELAIAVAVGTFGINSGQALAAVVGPLIEVPVLIGLVYVSLWARKFLFNSDGTTKAL; encoded by the coding sequence ATGACTAGCGGCGCATCAGCCAATGTTGCCGGCCGCCTTTCCGTAATCGACCGTTTTCTTCCCGTCTGGATTTTCCTTACCATGGCGCTCGGGGTGGGCATGGGTTACCTCTTCCCCGAAATAGCCACTATATTCGATGTCCTGCGCATCGATACCGTCTCGCTGCCCATCGCCATCGGCCTGCTCTGGATGATGTACCCCGTACTGACCAAGGTCAGGTACGAGGAGCTGTCAAAGGTCGCCCAGGCCTGGAAGATGTTCGGCGTCTCCATCATCCTGAACTGGCTCATCGGCCCAGTCATCATGTTTGGCCTTGCCTGGCTGTTCCTTCAAGATTACCCGGAGTACCGCGAGGGACTGATCATCACCGGGCTGGCGCGGTGCATCGCCATGGTGCTCATCTGGAACCTGCTGGCGGAAGGAGATAATGAATACTGCGCGGTGTTGGTCGCCCTGAATTCCATCTTCCAGATGCTCTTCTATTCCGTGCTGGCCTATTTCTACATCACCATCGCCTCATCATGGCTCAGCGGCGACGAGGCCACCATCGTCAGGGTATCCATGTGGGACATCGCCAAAAGCGTCCTCATATTCCTCGGTATCCCGCTTGTCGCCGGCATCATCACCCGCTTTTCCGTCCTACGCTACAAAGGCAGAACCTGGTTTGACCAGGTCTTTGCCCCCCGCCTCAGCCCCACAGCCATGGTCGGCCTGCTGTTTACCATCTTCGTCATGTTCTCCATACAAGGCGAATACATCGTAACCCTGCCCATGGATGTGCTGCGCATCGCCGTTCCCCTGCTGGCTTATTTTCTGCTCATGTTTGGCGTCTCATATCTCATTTCCTGGGCCTTGAGGTTCGCCTATTCACAGACAGCGACCATATCCTTTACCGCCGCCAGCAACAACTTTGAACTGGCCATCGCCGTTGCCGTGGGCACGTTCGGCATCAATTCCGGGCAGGCACTGGCCGCGGTGGTCGGCCCCCTTATTGAAGTGCCCGTGCTTATCGGTCTGGTCTACGTTTCCCTGTGGGCCAGGAAGTTCCTTTTCAACTCTGACGGAACGACGAAGGCACTGTGA